The genomic region TACATTATCTGAACAGACCGTGCAGGAAAAACCGGTGCTGGCCGAGTTTTCCGTCAAAGTTCGAGGCCCCGATGTGGCTTGCTTTCCCGGTACCTGCCGCGGCAAGGATCCCTGCTTTGAGGGCCTGGTTCATCGTTGCTTCATCGATCCCGTTTATGACAATCTCGTAGATCGATCCAACGCCATCCGGTACAAGGGAATCGGCAATTTTTCCTTTCAGGGTCGGGCAGAACATATGATTGGTGCTGGCAGGCATCGGGAAGCGGTAATTTTTGCTTGCCACCTTGGACCCGCTCTTCACAATCCCGCCGGCAAAACTCATGATGATGCCCTTCATTCCCCGGATTGCGCCGGCACCGGCAACTGCTGCGGCAAGTGCAGATTTGCTGTCTCTTCCCATGACGAGGAAATTTCCCCCGGCTATTCCTTTGACGGTACCAAAACGTTCCTCCCCGATAT from uncultured Methanoregula sp. harbors:
- the fhcD gene encoding formylmethanofuran--tetrahydromethanopterin N-formyltransferase, with the protein product MEINETEIIDTFAEAFPVWVSRVIITADTKEWAHTAAATATGFATSKIACPCEAGIECEIPAHETPDGRPGVSILICAEKKNMKANVAARISQCVLPAPTAGAFDGLPDAASRFGIRMHYFGDRYEERCVVGGRQCWKIPVMEGDYIGEERFGTVKGIAGGNFLVMGRDSKSALAAAVAGAGAIRGMKGIIMSFAGGIVKSGSKVASKNYRFPMPASTNHMFCPTLKGKIADSLVPDGVGSIYEIVINGIDEATMNQALKAGILAAAGTGKASHIGASNFDGKLGQHRFFLHGLFR